The following coding sequences lie in one Sorghum bicolor cultivar BTx623 chromosome 6, Sorghum_bicolor_NCBIv3, whole genome shotgun sequence genomic window:
- the LOC8072064 gene encoding uncharacterized protein LOC8072064 — protein MAVPLPQHPDRPYTSGSLGYFHLRLVGPAPTLLLLRTDRLYSLSHSRRRGYRLRLLASPHRRRARDLLLSTYGCDLRLRHRSGTGSPSVNGRPLRAGTPTELAVGDEVSVLRCGTRYGFIVERFVSCRGVEVGAASTAGSCAEGLVFRAESLRKRLRAISESEDPLSLLRDCSGIGSLDVDVGPKKWRQDGAGELCLDNPVTPASEEKVLQGDCNFDQDKLENHLDVANDGDGELPFHGSKGCRDDNAEQPGCGSGNEEQYHSEACYSDGSTFFLNRLVGTGSDTRAEPQSGVTLPQLLHPVDSLVRVFIATFTSDISWFLNYCKIPQHLPVTIACHNKDRCWSASSENRTAAPFESHPKLLLVFPRFPEEIAFGQDRKKQGVACHHPKLIVLQREDSMRVIVTSANLVPRQWHLITNTVWWQDFPRRTSLDYAALFSAAEKQKSDFAAQLVSFIASMVNEVPSQAYLINEIAKYDFEGAGGYLIASVPGIHAQSPPYLESNYFLSAKHNVHAKSAHRMFIGSVQTSVVGLSHRFHMPLDAGKQLRALSAFFGKCRENMHGTTEVILKRNTNIPADANAVSVLVADLDQFTEEDSVQLGFLPREVAKWVAPLSDSGFFNFSGFIYPREALEAAYGVTNTKVQLLLYISKGPEFSQISGLISNEHFPPLCSLIASLQRCLGLWRLEEVLSNIKWPETLETDFIYSASSIGTSINPQFIASFASAAGKRPHQDFDSQESDPEWGCWTTNHELKKPSISLLFPTIDRVKKGACGIQLCRNLLSLPEKTWQRLRSTGIFHDAIPQPYARIGHPMHVKVAQRRFKSCFGEHSFGWTYCGSHNFSPAAWGQPLSPPSKANPSKARSSPSGPRLHICNYELGIVLIAPPPGMSKHASESRHRIEGIVLPFVIPPPRYKGSDRPATRLAMREAVAEACVVQGNDVEDLSEDTDEDVPDEDDEQVVELSDCSQQEKEEEKIYAETLWGQVDSSQSQEKD, from the exons ATGGCGGTGCCGCTGCCGCAGCATCCAGACCGCCCCTACACCTCCGGCAGCCTTGGCTACTTCCACCTCCGTCTCGTGGGCCCCGCCCCCACCCTGCTCCTCCTGCGCACAGACCGCCTCTACTCGCTCTCCCACTCCCGCCGCCGGGGCtaccgcctccgcctcctcgcCAGTCCTCACCGCCGGCGCGCCCGCGACCTCCTCCTCAGCACCTACGGCTGCGACCTTCGCCTCAGACACCGCTCTGGCACCGGCTCCCCGAGCGTCAATGGTCGGCCCCTCCGCGCGGGGACCCCCACCGAGCTGGCCGTTGGCGACGAGGTATCGGTGCTGCGCTGCGGCACCAGGTACGGATTCATCGTGGAGAGGTTCGTCTCATGCCGAGGGGTTGAGGTTGGTGCGGCTTCAACGGCGGGGTCCTGCGCCGAGGGACTTGTGTTTAGGGCCGAGTCGCTGCGGAAACGGCTTAGGGCGATCTCTGAGAGCGAAGATCCCCTTTCGCTATTGAGGGATTGTTCTGGAATTGGTAGCTTGGATGTGGATGTTGGACCTAAAAAATGGAGGCAGGATGGTGCTGGTGAATTGTGCCTGGATAATCCAGTCACTCCCGCTTCTGAGGAGAAGGTGCTGCAAGGTGATTGCAATTTTGACCAAGACAAATTGGAAAATCACCTTGATGTTGCAAATGATGGTGATGGCGAGCTGCCGTTTCATGGGAGTAAAGGATGCAGAGATGACAATGCAGAGCAGCCAGGATGCGGCAGCGGCAATGAAGAGCAGTATCACAGTGAGGCCTGCTACTCAGATGGGAGCACATTCTTCTTGAATCGCCTTGTGGGTACTGGGTCTGACACGCGAGCGGAACCACAGAGTGGTGTGACGCTTCCACAGCTTCTCCATCCTGTTGATAGTTTGGTGCGAGTGTTCATCGCAACGTTCACCTCAGATATTTCCTG GTTTCTCAATTATTGCAAGATTCCCCAGCATCTACCAGTGACAATAGCATGCCACAACAAGGACAGATGCTGGAGTGCAAGCAGTGAAAATAGAACGGCGGCACCTTTTGAAAGCCACCCTAAGCTgctattagt TTTCCCCCGATTCCCCGAAGAGATAGCATTTGGACAGGACAGGAAGAAGCAAGGAGTTGCATGCCACCATCCAAAGCTCATAGTGTTACAGAGGGAAGACAGCATGCGGGTTATTGTTACTTCAGCTAACTTAGTACCGAGGCAG TGGCATCTTATAACAAACACAGTGTGGTGGCAAGACTTTCCTCGTAGAACATCCCTGGACTATGCAGCACTTTTTAGTGCAGCTGAGAAACAAAAATCTGATTTTGCTGCTCAATTAGTATCATTCATAGCATCCATGGTCAATGAAGTCCCTAGCCAGGCATATTTGATAAATGAGATTGCTAAGTATGATTTTGAAGGAGCTGGTGGCTACCTCATCGCTTCAGTACCTGGAATACATGCACAAAGTCCTCCTTATTTGGAGTCTAATTATTTCCTTTCA GCTAAACATAATGTACATGCAAAATCTGCACATAGAATGTTTATTGGCTCTGTTCAAACATCTGTAGTTGGCCTATCCCATCGGTTTCACATGCCATTAGATGCTGGCAAACAACTAAGAGCCTTATCTGCATTTTTTGGAAAATGCCGTGAGAATATGCATGGGACTACAGAAGTGATCTTGAAGAGGAACACCAATATACCTGCAGATGCTAATGCTGTGAGTGTCCTTGTTGCTGATCTGGATCAATTTACTGAGGAAG ATTCTGTCCAACTTGGTTTCTTGCCTAGAGAGGTTGCTAAGTGGGTAGCTCCCCTCAGTGACTCAGGATTCTTCAATTTCTCTGGATTTATCTACCCTAGAGAAGCCCTGGAGGCTGCATATGGAGTAACTAATACTAAAGTGCAGTTGCTTCTATACATATCAAAG GGTCCAGAGTTTTCTCAAATTTCAGGGCTGATAAGCAATGAGCATTTTCCACCACTCTGCTCACTAATAGCATCCTTGCAGCGGTGCCTTGGACTTTGGCGGTTAGAAGAG GTATTGTCAAACATTAAGTGGCCTGAAACACTCGAGACTGATTTCATCTACA GTGCTTCATCCATTGGGACTTCAATCAATCCACAGTTCATTGCGAGCTTTGCTTCTGCCGCTGGTAAACGACCCCATCAAGATTTTGACTCTCAAGAATCTGATCCGGAG TGGGGTTGCTGGACAACAAACCATGAGCTGAAGAAGCCATCAATCAGTCTATTGTTTCCAACAATTGACAGGGTGAAAAAAGGGGCTTGTGGAATTCAATTGTGCAGGAATTTGCTTTCTCTACCTGAG AAAACATGGCAAAGACTGAGATCTACCGGTATATTTCATGATGCAATCCCACAACCATATGCCAGGATAGGGCATCCTATGCATGTTAAG GTTGCTCAAAGACGCTTCAAGTCTTGTTTTGGTGAGCATTCATTCGGCTGGACTTATTGTGGGTCTCACAATTTCAGTCCGGCTGCATGGGGACAGCCTCTATCTCCTCCCTCGAAAGCAAATCCTAGCAAAGCCAGATCATCACCTTCTGGTCCAAGGCTGCACATTTGCAACTATGAGCTCGGCATCGTACTCATTGCTCCGCCACCAGGCATGTCAAAGCATGCAAGTGAAAGTAGGCACAGGATCGAGGGCATTGTCCTGCCATTTGTCATCCCTCCACCGCGATATAAGGGGAGTGATAGGCCAGCGACTCGGCTGGCCATGCGAGAGGCTGTGGCTGAGGCTTGTGTTGTGCAGGGTAACGATGTTGAAGATTTGTCAGAGGATACTGACGAAGATGTGccagatgaagatgatgagcAGGTGGTTGAGCTATCTGATTGTTctcaacaagagaaggaagaagagaAGATTTATGCAGAGACGCTATGGGGGCAGGTAGATTCTTCACAGAGCCAGGAAAAGGATTAA
- the LOC8072065 gene encoding uncharacterized protein At1g32220, chloroplastic isoform X1 — MAPSPLLVRPPAMANSPLPPPRCAAAVAAAPAVRTAPAAPLSRLRTKCRFAASDVREDYSSTPIDIVADVKTEKIVVLGGSGFVGSAICKAAVATGIEVVSFSRSGRPAYSDPWVDQVNWLAAPQYDVGDVFYARWDEVLVGSTAVVSTLGGFGNEEQMKRINGEANVIAVNAAKEYGVPKFILISVHDYNLPSFLLTSGYFTGKRKAESEVLSKYPASGVVLRPGFIYGKRKVNGFEVPLDAVGQPLERLLSSVENFTKPLNSLPASDLILAPPVSVDDVAYAVINGVVDDSFFGVFTIEQIKEAAAKVRV; from the exons ATGGCGCCCTCCCCGCTGCTCGTCCGGCCGCCGGCGATGGCGAATTCACCCCTTCCGCCTCCCCGATGCGCGGCCGCGGTGGCAGCGGCGCCGGCGGTACGGACGGCTCCCGCGGCCCCACTCTCTAG GCTCCGTACCAAGTGTAGGTTCGCCGCATCGGATGTGAGAGAAGACTACTCTTCCACCCCGATAGATATTGTCGCTGATGTGAAGACGGAGAAG ATTGTGGTGTTGGGAGGAAGTGGATTCGTTGGCTCTGCGATCTGCAAAGCTGCTGTCGCGACAGGCATTGAGGTTGTGAGCTTCAGCAG GTCAGGAAGACCAGCTTACTCTGATCCCTGGGTTGATCAAGTCAATTGGCTAGCAG CACCTCAATATGATGTAGGAGATGTTTTCTATGCAAGATGGGATGAAGTATTGGTTGGGTCTACCGCTGTTGTGTCTACCCTTGGAGGATTTGgcaatgaagaacaaatgaaaagGATAAATGGTGAGGCAAATGTCATAGCAGTAAACGCTGCAAAAGAATATG GAGTGCCGAAATTCATTTTAATCTCTGTTCATGATTACAATCTTCCATCCTTTCTTCTTACATCGGGTTACTTCACTGGTAAGAGAAAGGCGGAATCTGAAGTCCTTTCCAAATACCCAGCCTCAG GTGTTGTGTTGAGGCCAGGCTTCATTTACGGTAAAAGGAAAGTAAATGGCTTTGAGGTACCGCTGGACGCTGTTGGACAGCCATTGGAGAGGCTGCTCTCCTCTGTTGAAAATTTCACCAAACCATTGAACTCACTGCCTGCCTCTGACCTAATCCTTGCACCCCCTGTGAGCGTGGACGATGTTGCCTATGCAGTAATCAACGGAGTCGTAGATGACAGCTTCTTTGGGGTGTTCACCATTGAACAAATCAAGGAAGCCGCAGCCAAGGTAAGAGTGTGA
- the LOC8072065 gene encoding uncharacterized protein At1g32220, chloroplastic isoform X2 produces MAPSPLLVRPPAMANSPLPPPRCAAAVAAAPAVRTAPAAPLSRLRTKCRFAASDVREDYSSTPIDIVADVKTEKIVVLGGSGFVGSAICKAAVATGIEVVSFSRSGRPAYSDPWVDQVNWLAGDVFYARWDEVLVGSTAVVSTLGGFGNEEQMKRINGEANVIAVNAAKEYGVPKFILISVHDYNLPSFLLTSGYFTGKRKAESEVLSKYPASGVVLRPGFIYGKRKVNGFEVPLDAVGQPLERLLSSVENFTKPLNSLPASDLILAPPVSVDDVAYAVINGVVDDSFFGVFTIEQIKEAAAKVRV; encoded by the exons ATGGCGCCCTCCCCGCTGCTCGTCCGGCCGCCGGCGATGGCGAATTCACCCCTTCCGCCTCCCCGATGCGCGGCCGCGGTGGCAGCGGCGCCGGCGGTACGGACGGCTCCCGCGGCCCCACTCTCTAG GCTCCGTACCAAGTGTAGGTTCGCCGCATCGGATGTGAGAGAAGACTACTCTTCCACCCCGATAGATATTGTCGCTGATGTGAAGACGGAGAAG ATTGTGGTGTTGGGAGGAAGTGGATTCGTTGGCTCTGCGATCTGCAAAGCTGCTGTCGCGACAGGCATTGAGGTTGTGAGCTTCAGCAG GTCAGGAAGACCAGCTTACTCTGATCCCTGGGTTGATCAAGTCAATTGGCTAGCAG GAGATGTTTTCTATGCAAGATGGGATGAAGTATTGGTTGGGTCTACCGCTGTTGTGTCTACCCTTGGAGGATTTGgcaatgaagaacaaatgaaaagGATAAATGGTGAGGCAAATGTCATAGCAGTAAACGCTGCAAAAGAATATG GAGTGCCGAAATTCATTTTAATCTCTGTTCATGATTACAATCTTCCATCCTTTCTTCTTACATCGGGTTACTTCACTGGTAAGAGAAAGGCGGAATCTGAAGTCCTTTCCAAATACCCAGCCTCAG GTGTTGTGTTGAGGCCAGGCTTCATTTACGGTAAAAGGAAAGTAAATGGCTTTGAGGTACCGCTGGACGCTGTTGGACAGCCATTGGAGAGGCTGCTCTCCTCTGTTGAAAATTTCACCAAACCATTGAACTCACTGCCTGCCTCTGACCTAATCCTTGCACCCCCTGTGAGCGTGGACGATGTTGCCTATGCAGTAATCAACGGAGTCGTAGATGACAGCTTCTTTGGGGTGTTCACCATTGAACAAATCAAGGAAGCCGCAGCCAAGGTAAGAGTGTGA
- the LOC8072066 gene encoding uncharacterized protein LOC8072066 yields the protein MEVFIHEDYVNKRNEVRREQRRRRQLQMLRVEGNPDASRQALESPRAPTPTGASPSSSVRSPTATALQSPPAAAEAAAAGGWPSEHRRLYDCLKPY from the coding sequence ATGGAGGTGTTCATCCACGAGGACTACGTGAACAAGCGCAACGAGGTGAGGAGGGagcagaggcggcggcggcagctgcaGATGCTGCGGGTGGAGGGCAACCCCGACGCGTCCCGGCAGGCGCTGGAGAGCCCGAGGGCGCCGACGCCAACCGGCGCGTCGCCGTCGTCCAGCGTCAGATCCCCAACTGCGACCGCGCTGCAGTCGCCGCCGGCCGCGGcggaggctgctgctgctggtggttgGCCGTCGGAGCATCGCCGCCTCTACGACTGCCTCAAGCCCTACTAG
- the LOC8075245 gene encoding probable protein phosphatase 2C 39: MVDVELFYKDTSDHSISSEEEDMLIRSCSNLNVSFGYHCDSSQSFSPENDHGNGISPKNIFGTNTMIGSRNGSFTCLSGAAISANFTLANTNICNGLIGEEILPELDSPNSFRKIVSSPSMSRLDSYSTSQGSPVSTESSIFEISKNLWRSSAPTTVSSNFLTNTEVKMAGGAAGEDRVQAVCSEKNGWLICGIYDGFNGRDAADFLAVTLYDNIVYYLYLLENRIKQQNGLYNSSETSLNGLKSELTLAMRNSENEDIKFSETFRAGVLNCLSTAVEQAENDFLCMVEQEMDDRPDLVSVGSCVLVVLLHGTDLCILNLGDSRAVLASMPYVQNGALKATQLTETHSLENPLEYQRLLADHPDDSSVVRGNKIKGKLKVTRAFGVGYLKQRKFNDALMGILRVRDLSSPPYVYTNPHTLSHKVTDDDLFVVLGSDGLFDFFSNDEVVWLVYQFMRDNPMGDPAKYLIEQLILKAAKEAALTAEELMRIPVGSRRKYHDDVTVIVIILGNAQRTMTASTSL; this comes from the exons ATGGTGGACGTAGAACTGTTCTATAAGGACACTAGCGATCACAGCATCAGCTCTGAGGAAGAAGATATGCTTATCAGGAGTTGTAGCAATCTCAATGTGAGTTTTGGATACCATTGTGATTCTTCTCAGAGCTTTTCTCCTGAAAATGATCATGGGAATGGCATTTCTCCTAAGAACATATTTGGGACTAATACCATGATCGGGTCACGAAATGGCTCATTTACTTGTTTATCTGGTGCTGCTATTAGTGCAAATTTTACACTGGCAAACACAAATATTTGCAATGGTCTTATTGGTGAAGAAATTTTACCAGAACTAGATTCTCCAAACTCCTTCAGAAAAATCGTTTCTTCTCCATCAATGTCAAGATTGGACTCATACTCCACCTCACAAGGCAGCCCTGTGTCAACTGAGAGCTCTATATTTGAGATCAGTAAAAATCTTTGGAGGTCCAGTGCCCCAACAACTGTATCATCCAATTTTCTGACTAATACAGAGGTGAAAATGGCTGGCGGAGCTGCTGGAGAGGATAGAGTCCAAGCTGTGTGCTCAGAGAAAAATGGATGGCTGATTTGTGGAATATATGATGGGTTTAATGGGAGGGATGCAGCTGATTTTCTCGCGGTAACTCTGTATGATAACATAGTATATTACTTGTACCTGCTGGAGAATCGGATAAAGCAACAAAATGGTTTATACAATTCATCAGAAACCTCTCTCAATGGCCTTAAAAGCGAGTTAACACTAGCCATGAGAAATTCAGAAAATGAAGACATAAAATTTTCTGAAACATTTCGAGCTGGTGTGCTGAATTGCCTTTCTACTGCTGTTGAGCAAGCTGAGAATGACTTTTTATGCATGGTTGAACAAGAGATGGATGATAGGCCAGATTTAGTTTCAGTAGGGTCTTGTGTTCTGGTTGTTCTTCTTCATGGAACAGATCTGTGCATCTTAAATTTGGGGGACAGTAGAGCTGTGCTTGCTTCCATGCCATATGTACAAAATGGTGCTTTGAAGGCTACTCAGCTGACAGAGACCCACTCGCTTGAAAATCCTTTGGAGTACCAAAGACTTTTAGCTGACCATCCCGACGATTCTTCAGTTGTCAGGGGTAacaaaataaaaggaaagtTGAAGGTTACTCGTGCTTTTGGAGTTGGCTATCTAAAGCAG AGGAAGTTCAATGATGCACTGATGGGCATTCTACGAGTCCGCGATTTGAGCAGCCCTCCATATGTTTACACAAATCCACACACATTGAGTCACAAAGTTACAGATGATGACTTGTTTGTTGTGCTCGGTAGTGATGGCTTATTTGATTTCTTCAGTAATGATGAAGTTGTTTGGTTGGTTTATCAATTTATGCGTGATAATCCAATGGGGGATCCTGCAAAATATCTCATTGAGCAACTTATACTCAAAGCAGCCAAGGAAGCAG CTTTAACAGCCGAAGAATTGATGAGGATACCTGTTGGGAGTAGGAGGAAGTACCATGATGATGTGACCGTCATTGTTATCATCCTTGGAAATGCACAGAGGACGATGACTGCATCAACTTCCTTGTGA